The window CGGCGCTATTTCCTTCGCACCTTCTCGTCATCAAACCAACAGACGAATATCACCCCAAATCAATAAAGAATATTGGTACTCGGCAGCAGCTGAAAGAAGCATTTGAATGGGCTTCAGCGAACTCTAGCAAAGGCGTTATTTATGTTGAAAACGACCTTAGGGCGTTTGCCAACCCCACTCGCATGGAAAATATTCGCCAGGCGACCATCAATCTAGCCAATAAAATGAATTCGCTATGTCCAGCATGCCAGACTCCTGGATACTGGATTCAGGATATTCAGCGTGGCCTACCCTGCAATGCCTGCGGTATGCCTACCGATCAAGAGATCACCAAAATATGGGGATGTCTCAAATGCCAATACAGCGATAAAGAAGCGGTCAAGACACTCCGCTTTGCCAACCCCTCTCAGTGTAAGCACTGCAATCCATAGTCAGGCAAGTTCGCTGATTGACGCTATTTCGTTTTTTTCGTTCTTGCAGAACTTTCTTTTTGGGCACCCTCTTTTTGCACGGCAGAAAACTGGCTCATGTTTTCAACGCTTTTCTCAAAGCTCACAAATGAGTCTGCCATTGCTGCCCGAATTAATTCAAAATTCTGGAGTGCGTTACTAAATGAGGCTTTGAACACAGAAGTGTAAGGCTCGGTTCCAGCTGGAGCATTTTGAGTGGCTTCATTCACAAAATGAATCAAATCCTGTTGCGACTCTTTAATCATGGACTCTGCAATGTTAGCGATCTCTTTATTTCCGCTAGCTAAAGCTTGAAAAAGTTGAGATTGATAGCCTGCGACTTCTTTCGCCGCCTCTTGCAAGACTTCAGCATGCACAAAATCAAATGCCGCTTTGGGATCTTGAGTTTTCATGAGCTCTGCGACTTTAGATTGCAGGCGAGAAGCAAGCTCCTGTGCGGCCTGTTGATTCAATTGCGCAATCGCCTGGGCGCTAGTTAATGCTACTTGACCGACGGCCTTGACTGACTCAATCCCCTTAGTCTGATTTGCCATTGCACTGACATCAAATGGATTCTTGCTCATATACGCCCTCTTGTTGAATTGGTGATTCTTCAATCTACTCTCGATTCCACCCGCTGGAGATAGAGGAATACCACTAGAGGCGCCTATAGAATGTAAAAGGACGCCCTAAAGCGCCCTTTTCGTCAATGAATACAGGGATCAGCGAACAACGATATTGGCACCCTGACGTAGTTGAGATAAAAATTCAAATTGCTTTCTTTGCATCAGGCCATTACGAATAGCTGCTTTAGCCTGCTCGAAAGTAGGCGGTTTGCTGGATTTTTTATCTTCCAACTTGATCAAGTACCAACCTTGTGGCATCTGGATCGGGGCTGGAGAAACCTGTCCCTTTGATAGTGTTACTAAGACGCTAGCAATTTGAGGTAAGGTCTGTCCTGCCTGAACCCAACCTACTGCTCCACCCTGAACTTTATTTGGTGCCAAGGATACGCTCTTGGCTACCTTATCAAAAGACTCGCCCTTTTTGATTCTGGCTAAAGCAGCTTGCGCATCCGCCTCGGTAGCAACGGCAATATCGCTTACCTTGTACTCTGTGATCATGCCTTGGGGTCCTAAGGTGGCGATTTCACGGTTGTATTCGGCTTGAATGTCAGCATCCGTCACTGGATTCTTGGACATATAAGTAGACAACTCTAAATCCGCTAGATAATTTTGACGAATGAACGCCAATTCACGATTCGCCCTGTCAGAGTTTGCAAGCCCATCTTTATCAGCCTGCTGCGACAAGAGTGAAATTTCAATCATTTTTCCCAAAACAGCTTTGCGTAGTTCTGGTGAATCTTTTTGTCCCTGTGCCAATGCTGCCTGAATACCTTGCTCAACACTGTCGTTTGAAATGATCACCCCGTTGACTGAGGCTGCAGCATTGATAGGCAATGCGTTTTGAGAATAGGCAGAAGGTATACATCCTAGGGCAATAACAGCAGTTGCGAAAAAACGAATGGCAAATAATTTCATGAATAACTCTTTTCTAATATGGATAGGCAATGTTAACAGTTGAGCTCAAAACATCATTAGAAACTGATCGTGGCTGGTATGGGCTCAAATGGTGCGGCAGACCCTGCGCCTTGTGCCTCAGCCTGCTCCTCACCATCCGGATTCTTGATGTAGCGTGAATCTATTGACGGCCTGGGCTGCTGCTTTGCAGGCATATTCTCTAAATACACTGGGCCCGCAGGAGTCTCTACAGGTGCAATTGGCTGACTATTAAATTCTTGTATTTGCGCAGGGGTGTAAGGAGAAAAAGTTTGCCCAATC is drawn from Polynucleobacter arcticus and contains these coding sequences:
- a CDS encoding DUF6671 family protein yields the protein MNIFSNRTASLLTKHGKELVLDEVLPAATGLQVKLTTAYDTDLLGTFTLETPRHGSQLDAARKKAQVGMELLGTDFGLANEGAFVADPYTGMLPWNNELVILIDQQHQLEITGFSSAPAQNAHAYISHWEGLEKFAETALFPSHLLVIKPTDEYHPKSIKNIGTRQQLKEAFEWASANSSKGVIYVENDLRAFANPTRMENIRQATINLANKMNSLCPACQTPGYWIQDIQRGLPCNACGMPTDQEITKIWGCLKCQYSDKEAVKTLRFANPSQCKHCNP
- a CDS encoding phasin family protein; translated protein: MSKNPFDVSAMANQTKGIESVKAVGQVALTSAQAIAQLNQQAAQELASRLQSKVAELMKTQDPKAAFDFVHAEVLQEAAKEVAGYQSQLFQALASGNKEIANIAESMIKESQQDLIHFVNEATQNAPAGTEPYTSVFKASFSNALQNFELIRAAMADSFVSFEKSVENMSQFSAVQKEGAQKESSARTKKTK
- a CDS encoding peptidylprolyl isomerase, with the protein product MKLFAIRFFATAVIALGCIPSAYSQNALPINAAASVNGVIISNDSVEQGIQAALAQGQKDSPELRKAVLGKMIEISLLSQQADKDGLANSDRANRELAFIRQNYLADLELSTYMSKNPVTDADIQAEYNREIATLGPQGMITEYKVSDIAVATEADAQAALARIKKGESFDKVAKSVSLAPNKVQGGAVGWVQAGQTLPQIASVLVTLSKGQVSPAPIQMPQGWYLIKLEDKKSSKPPTFEQAKAAIRNGLMQRKQFEFLSQLRQGANIVVR